One segment of Megachile rotundata isolate GNS110a chromosome 6, iyMegRotu1, whole genome shotgun sequence DNA contains the following:
- the LOC100884116 gene encoding neo-calmodulin isoform X4 gives MKTSSFSLRVMRRARNKPADGVGHVNQKGSAGQKAPLTTGQKVAPGAKVAAKPAQKPTAQKGQVKVTPKAASVKTGKNKKKGQRQQYDLIVTINLSEYGLTEDQVAEFKEAFMLFDKDEDGTITMAELGVVMRSLGQRPSETELEDMVNEVDQDGNGTIEFNEFLQMMSKKMKGADGEKELREAFRVFDKNNDGLISSKELRHVMTNLGEKLSEEEVDDMIKEADLDGDGMVNYEEFVTILTSKN, from the exons GCTCGCAACAAACCAGCAGATGGAGTGGGTCACGTGAACCAGAAGGGATCCGCGGGTCAAAAAGCGCCGCTCACGACCGGGCAAAAGGTGGCGCCTGGTGCGAAAGTTGCCGCGAAACCGGCACAGAAACCCACCGCCCAGAAGGGACAGGTTAAGGTCACGCCGAAGGCAGCTTCCGTTAAGACTGGCAAAAACAAAAAGAAGGGCCAGAGGCAGCAGTATGACCTCATCGTCACGATCAATCTG TCTGAATATGGGCTCACGGAGGATCAGGTGGCTG AATTCAAGGAGGCGTTCATGCTGTTCGACAAGGACGAAGATGGAACCATCACGATGGCGGAACTCGGCGTGGTCATGCGATCTTTGGGACAGAGGCCGTCTG AAACAGAGCTGGAGGATATGGTGAACGAGGTGGATCAAGATGGAAACGGTACCATCGAGTTCAACGAGTTCCTGCAAATGATGTCGAAGAAGATGAAGGGTGCCGACGGTGAAAAAGAATTGCGCGAAGCGTTCAG AGTATTCGATAAGAATAACGACGGGCTGATCTCATCGAAGGAACTGCGGCACGTGATGACGAACCTCGGTGAAAAATTATCGGAAGAGGAAGTCGACGATATGATCAAGGAAGCGGATCTGGACGGTGACGGGATGGTAAACTATGAAG AATTCGTGACAATCCTGACGTCAAAGAATTAG
- the LOC100884116 gene encoding neo-calmodulin isoform X3: protein MKTSSFSLRVMRRAHRGPAVVQARNKPADGVGHVNQKGSAGQKAPLTTGQKVAPGAKVAAKPAQKPTAQKGQVKVTPKAASVKTGKNKKKGQRQQYDLIVTINLSEYGLTEDQVAEFKEAFMLFDKDEDGTITMAELGVVMRSLGQRPSETELEDMVNEVDQDGNGTIEFNEFLQMMSKKMKGADGEKELREAFRVFDKNNDGLISSKELRHVMTNLGEKLSEEEVDDMIKEADLDGDGMVNYEEFVTILTSKN from the exons GCTCGCAACAAACCAGCAGATGGAGTGGGTCACGTGAACCAGAAGGGATCCGCGGGTCAAAAAGCGCCGCTCACGACCGGGCAAAAGGTGGCGCCTGGTGCGAAAGTTGCCGCGAAACCGGCACAGAAACCCACCGCCCAGAAGGGACAGGTTAAGGTCACGCCGAAGGCAGCTTCCGTTAAGACTGGCAAAAACAAAAAGAAGGGCCAGAGGCAGCAGTATGACCTCATCGTCACGATCAATCTG TCTGAATATGGGCTCACGGAGGATCAGGTGGCTG AATTCAAGGAGGCGTTCATGCTGTTCGACAAGGACGAAGATGGAACCATCACGATGGCGGAACTCGGCGTGGTCATGCGATCTTTGGGACAGAGGCCGTCTG AAACAGAGCTGGAGGATATGGTGAACGAGGTGGATCAAGATGGAAACGGTACCATCGAGTTCAACGAGTTCCTGCAAATGATGTCGAAGAAGATGAAGGGTGCCGACGGTGAAAAAGAATTGCGCGAAGCGTTCAG AGTATTCGATAAGAATAACGACGGGCTGATCTCATCGAAGGAACTGCGGCACGTGATGACGAACCTCGGTGAAAAATTATCGGAAGAGGAAGTCGACGATATGATCAAGGAAGCGGATCTGGACGGTGACGGGATGGTAAACTATGAAG AATTCGTGACAATCCTGACGTCAAAGAATTAG
- the LOC100884116 gene encoding neo-calmodulin isoform X5, with protein MADTEKKYTTAYGKLRRLTSTIDGQIRQISSEYGLTEDQVAEFKEAFMLFDKDEDGTITMAELGVVMRSLGQRPSETELEDMVNEVDQDGNGTIEFNEFLQMMSKKMKGADGEKELREAFRVFDKNNDGLISSKELRHVMTNLGEKLSEEEVDDMIKEADLDGDGMVNYEEFVTILTSKN; from the exons ATGGCAGACACCGAGAAGAAGTACACGACGGCGTATGGAAAGCTGAGAAGATTGACGAGCACCATAGATGGACAAATTCGACAAATAAGC TCTGAATATGGGCTCACGGAGGATCAGGTGGCTG AATTCAAGGAGGCGTTCATGCTGTTCGACAAGGACGAAGATGGAACCATCACGATGGCGGAACTCGGCGTGGTCATGCGATCTTTGGGACAGAGGCCGTCTG AAACAGAGCTGGAGGATATGGTGAACGAGGTGGATCAAGATGGAAACGGTACCATCGAGTTCAACGAGTTCCTGCAAATGATGTCGAAGAAGATGAAGGGTGCCGACGGTGAAAAAGAATTGCGCGAAGCGTTCAG AGTATTCGATAAGAATAACGACGGGCTGATCTCATCGAAGGAACTGCGGCACGTGATGACGAACCTCGGTGAAAAATTATCGGAAGAGGAAGTCGACGATATGATCAAGGAAGCGGATCTGGACGGTGACGGGATGGTAAACTATGAAG AATTCGTGACAATCCTGACGTCAAAGAATTAG